A window of Christiangramia forsetii KT0803 contains these coding sequences:
- a CDS encoding fasciclin domain-containing protein — protein MKFKMLFTVLALSAVVFTSCEDNKKKEQDEKERMEQMEAEREAEMEAEKEKMDMESNSIAAKAMATDTLSTLVGALKSAELAEMFKTEEGPFTVFAPNNAAFGKVDKATLDQLMMKENKDKLAGVLKYHVVDKKVMSSDLVKMIKDNDGKYTIKTIGSGNLDASLEGDKVILTDESGNKATVVKADVNASNGVVHIIDAVVMKKAS, from the coding sequence ATGAAATTTAAAATGTTATTTACAGTGTTGGCTCTATCTGCTGTTGTATTTACTTCTTGTGAAGACAATAAGAAAAAAGAACAGGATGAGAAAGAGCGAATGGAACAAATGGAAGCCGAAAGAGAGGCTGAAATGGAAGCCGAAAAAGAAAAAATGGACATGGAGTCTAATAGTATTGCAGCAAAAGCAATGGCTACAGACACCTTGAGTACCTTAGTAGGTGCTTTAAAATCTGCTGAATTAGCAGAAATGTTCAAAACAGAAGAAGGACCATTTACTGTATTTGCTCCTAATAATGCTGCTTTTGGAAAGGTAGATAAGGCTACATTGGATCAATTAATGATGAAAGAGAATAAGGATAAGCTGGCTGGAGTACTGAAATATCATGTTGTTGACAAGAAAGTAATGTCTTCAGACCTGGTAAAAATGATTAAAGATAATGATGGAAAATATACTATTAAAACCATAGGAAGCGGAAATCTTGATGCTTCTCTTGAAGGGGATAAAGTTATTCTTACAGATGAGTCTGGAAACAAAGCAACCGTTGTAAAAGCTGATGTTAATGCTTCAAATGGAGTTGTTCATATTATTGATGCTGTTGTAATGAAAAAAGCTTCGTAA
- a CDS encoding glycosyltransferase, which translates to MGTILLGIFILVSLINLFYFFSFFSFSTSGTKNKLHPEVPVSVIICAKNEEENLKNFLPSILEQDYPNFEIIVINDASTDNTLEVIEDFQKIDPRIQIVNVQNNEAFWANKKYALTLGIKKARNKHLLFTDADCAPQSKNWIKEMSRNFQPGNTIVLGYGGYFQHTGSILNKLIRFETLLTAIQYFSYARLGSPYMGVGRNLAYTSTQFYELKGFANHLHLRSGDDDLFVNEAATAENTAICFHPDSITRSVPKNNFSEWFHQKKRHVSVAGNYKTKHKVLLSAFYIFRVLFWLLLATLLILQIYPKIVVGILGVKLITEAFVFFKAAKKLNEKDVVWLFPFFDLFLIFLQLAIFISNLISKPKHWK; encoded by the coding sequence ATGGGAACAATATTACTGGGGATTTTCATTTTAGTTAGTTTAATAAACCTTTTTTATTTCTTTTCATTCTTTTCATTCTCCACATCTGGAACAAAGAATAAACTGCATCCCGAAGTTCCAGTTTCTGTAATAATTTGCGCTAAAAATGAAGAGGAAAATTTAAAGAATTTTCTCCCTTCCATACTTGAACAAGATTATCCCAATTTCGAAATTATTGTTATTAATGATGCCTCTACTGATAATACTTTAGAAGTTATAGAGGATTTTCAGAAAATAGATCCAAGAATTCAAATTGTGAATGTTCAAAACAATGAAGCTTTTTGGGCCAATAAAAAATATGCATTAACACTCGGTATTAAGAAAGCAAGAAATAAACATTTACTATTTACAGATGCAGATTGCGCACCGCAATCAAAGAACTGGATTAAAGAAATGTCCCGTAATTTTCAGCCTGGAAACACAATAGTTCTTGGTTATGGAGGTTATTTTCAGCATACCGGGTCCATACTCAATAAATTAATCAGGTTTGAAACACTTCTCACCGCTATTCAATACTTTTCTTATGCCCGTTTAGGCTCGCCTTATATGGGAGTTGGGAGAAACCTCGCCTATACTTCTACCCAATTCTATGAATTAAAAGGTTTTGCTAACCATCTTCATTTAAGATCTGGTGATGATGACCTTTTTGTGAATGAGGCAGCAACTGCAGAAAATACTGCTATTTGCTTCCATCCTGACTCGATCACTCGAAGTGTTCCAAAGAATAACTTTTCGGAGTGGTTTCATCAGAAAAAAAGACATGTATCTGTAGCCGGAAATTATAAGACGAAGCATAAAGTACTATTAAGTGCTTTTTATATTTTCAGAGTTTTATTCTGGCTTTTGCTAGCAACTCTTTTAATACTTCAGATTTACCCGAAAATAGTCGTGGGCATTTTAGGTGTTAAATTGATCACAGAAGCTTTTGTATTCTTTAAAGCAGCCAAGAAATTAAACGAAAAAGATGTTGTATGGTTATTTCCATTTTTCGATCTCTTTCTAATTTTCTTACAATTAGCTATCTTTATCTCCAACCTCATTTCAAAACCGAAACATTGGAAATAA
- a CDS encoding RNA polymerase sigma factor gives MEINPEQLLKKIMEAKNGSQSAFNYLLDRYWNDVYGFQLKKTRNEYESEDITIQTFSKAFNKIDTFDENYSFTTWLIAISKNIHIDQVRKKNASIRSKTSVHDEEKVYEIVDETPGIEDKLIKEQNLKQLLADIKQLKPHYQEVINLRFFQEKSYKEIASILNEPMNNVKVKLLRAKKLLAEIIESRNV, from the coding sequence TTGGAAATAAATCCGGAACAACTCCTCAAAAAGATTATGGAGGCGAAGAACGGAAGTCAGTCGGCTTTCAATTATCTTCTGGACAGATACTGGAATGATGTGTATGGTTTTCAGTTGAAAAAAACCAGGAATGAGTACGAATCTGAAGACATCACGATTCAAACTTTTTCAAAAGCATTTAATAAAATAGATACTTTTGATGAGAACTACTCTTTCACTACCTGGTTAATCGCCATTTCAAAGAATATTCATATAGATCAGGTTAGAAAAAAAAATGCTTCCATAAGATCCAAAACTTCTGTACATGATGAAGAAAAGGTTTATGAAATTGTGGATGAAACTCCGGGAATTGAAGATAAGCTTATTAAAGAGCAAAATCTGAAGCAATTACTAGCCGATATCAAACAACTAAAGCCACATTATCAAGAGGTCATCAATCTCAGGTTTTTTCAGGAGAAATCTTATAAAGAAATAGCCAGCATTCTTAATGAACCGATGAACAATGTTAAGGTTAAATTACTTAGAGCCAAAAAGTTATTAGCTGAAATAATAGAATCTCGAAATGTTTAA
- the lipA gene encoding lipoyl synthase gives MNTDVAPVKSKTERKPKPKWLRVKLPTGKKYTELRNLVDKYDLHTICTSGSCPNMGECWSEGTATFMILGNVCTRSCGFCGVKTGRPETVDWDEPEKVARSIKLMQIKHAVVTSVDRDDLKDMGSIVWAETVKAIRRMNPETTLETLIPDFQGNERNIDRIIEVAPEVVSHNMETVKRLTREVRIQAKYDRSLAVLKYLKDNGIRRTKSGIMLGLGEQEEEVIQTLKDLREAGVDVVTIGQYLQPSKKHLPVKQFITPDQFQKYEKIGLELGFRHVESSALVRSSYKAQKHLN, from the coding sequence ATGAATACAGACGTTGCGCCCGTAAAATCAAAAACAGAAAGAAAGCCAAAACCAAAATGGCTTCGTGTAAAACTTCCCACTGGAAAAAAATACACCGAATTAAGAAACCTCGTAGATAAGTACGATCTTCATACTATATGTACTTCCGGTAGTTGCCCCAATATGGGTGAGTGCTGGAGTGAAGGGACTGCTACATTCATGATCTTAGGAAATGTTTGTACCAGATCCTGCGGATTTTGTGGTGTAAAAACCGGTAGACCTGAGACGGTAGATTGGGACGAGCCAGAAAAAGTAGCAAGATCTATTAAACTTATGCAGATAAAGCATGCTGTAGTAACGAGCGTGGATCGGGATGACCTTAAAGATATGGGGTCTATTGTCTGGGCCGAAACAGTGAAAGCTATAAGGCGTATGAATCCGGAAACTACCTTGGAAACCTTAATTCCCGATTTTCAGGGAAATGAAAGAAATATTGATCGCATCATCGAGGTTGCTCCTGAAGTAGTTTCTCACAATATGGAAACTGTTAAAAGGCTTACACGTGAAGTAAGAATTCAGGCGAAATACGATCGTAGCCTTGCAGTACTGAAATATCTAAAAGATAACGGTATAAGAAGAACAAAATCTGGAATTATGCTGGGACTTGGAGAACAGGAAGAAGAAGTAATCCAGACGCTGAAAGATCTTCGAGAAGCCGGGGTTGACGTTGTGACCATAGGCCAGTATTTACAACCAAGTAAGAAACACTTGCCGGTAAAGCAGTTTATCACTCCAGACCAGTTTCAGAAATATGAAAAAATAGGACTTGAGTTAGGATTTAGACATGTAGAAAGCAGCGCTTTAGTTAGGTCTTCTTACAAAGCTCAAAAACACCTTAACTAG
- the gap gene encoding type I glyceraldehyde-3-phosphate dehydrogenase, protein MAKPIHIAINGFGRIGRNLFRILLDHPAIHVVAINDIHDIKTLAHLLKYDSIHGRLKADVSSNETGIIINGKTIPLLNFNKPSDISWDSYNVDYVIESSGQFKTEDTLKGHLKNGVKKVILSVPPQDENIKMIVLGVNEHILDGSEKIISNASCTTNNAAPMLKVIHDHLEVTQAYITTVHSYTSDQSLHDKPHKDLRRSRAAAQSIIPTTTGAAKALTSIFPDLSDVIGGCGIRVPVPNGSLTDMTLNVKKDTSIEEVNALFKEASEKSFKGIIEYTEDPIVSVDILDSSYSCIFDAQMTSVIGNRMVKLIGWYDNEIGYSNRLIDLISLINDK, encoded by the coding sequence ATGGCTAAACCTATCCATATTGCTATAAACGGTTTTGGCAGAATAGGAAGGAATTTATTTAGAATTCTTCTTGATCATCCTGCTATTCATGTGGTGGCCATTAACGATATTCATGATATAAAAACTCTTGCCCATCTTCTAAAATATGATAGCATACATGGAAGGCTCAAGGCTGATGTTTCTTCTAATGAAACCGGAATTATTATAAACGGTAAGACTATCCCGCTATTAAATTTCAATAAACCTTCAGATATTTCATGGGATTCTTACAATGTGGATTACGTTATAGAATCTTCCGGCCAATTCAAAACTGAAGATACTTTAAAAGGCCACCTGAAAAATGGTGTCAAGAAGGTTATCTTATCGGTACCGCCTCAGGACGAAAATATTAAAATGATTGTTTTAGGGGTAAATGAGCATATCCTTGATGGTTCAGAAAAAATTATTTCAAACGCTTCCTGCACGACAAATAATGCCGCGCCAATGCTGAAAGTGATCCACGATCACCTAGAAGTAACCCAGGCTTATATCACCACCGTACACTCCTATACTTCAGATCAAAGCCTGCATGACAAGCCTCATAAGGATTTAAGAAGAAGTAGGGCGGCGGCACAATCTATAATTCCTACAACCACCGGCGCAGCAAAAGCTTTAACAAGCATTTTTCCCGATCTTAGTGATGTTATTGGAGGTTGCGGAATAAGAGTTCCCGTACCCAATGGTTCTCTCACCGATATGACCTTGAATGTAAAAAAGGATACTTCTATTGAAGAAGTGAATGCCTTATTTAAAGAAGCTTCTGAAAAATCTTTTAAAGGGATCATAGAATATACTGAAGATCCTATAGTTTCTGTAGATATTTTAGACAGCAGTTATAGTTGTATTTTTGATGCTCAAATGACTTCTGTTATTGGCAACAGAATGGTGAAATTGATTGGATGGTACGACAACGAAATCGGTTACTCTAACCGTCTTATCGATTTAATTTCACTCATTAACGATAAATAG
- a CDS encoding ATP-binding protein — MKNLKFIILLFCCFITFGFQESNIDKTEPKPEQIRELLARAESSIDMMEFDKAQEQLNKSLDYAKQIDHKPYVALTSGILARMFQVRHEYDKAITELERAISIQREAEDEAGLAYSYVLYSKILNSKGDYDRALKYLDLAKKYYESEGDLEQLGLVSLNKAVLYLNNEETKDRALSELKNAEIYLENSENTYELSRLHYFLARAFEHEGNYEKAENSALKSLELAKEGNYTGMTMYSYGLLSGIAEKRRDLAGSLNYLQKMNEVREYVFNINKEALLTEANDRKGVDALKSTLDELTVQNAEQEKTLKVNKLTTILSVALITILSLLTLSLYKNNNLRARANELLQKKNSELILAKENAEKASLAKAQFLTTITHELRTPLYAVTGLTHLLLEESPTESQKEHLNSLKFSGEYLLSLINNILDLNKLEANKVEIVKTDFDLEKRMSDVLIALKNSADERNTKIHFDFDQNIPKNLVGDPLKISQILINLLGNSIKFTEDGDIWISVKQVRRKEKMVSLFFEIKDNGEGIGKEKQKAIFENFTQGSTQINRKFGGTGLGLSIVKNLLSLLNSEIELESELGKGSKFTFELNFESHEADTKDTTVAPIKIDEKPISNEIMEDKHILVVEDNKINQMITRKILEKNKVICDVADNGSIAIEKVQNNHFDLILMDIHMPGISGIEATIEIRKFDSEIPIIALTAVTLDDNLDEFYLNGFNDIIPKPYKTEEFFHKINKYLAARETTV, encoded by the coding sequence ATGAAGAACCTAAAGTTTATCATCTTACTTTTTTGTTGTTTTATAACCTTTGGTTTTCAGGAATCAAATATTGATAAGACTGAACCTAAGCCAGAGCAAATTAGAGAATTACTTGCAAGGGCAGAAAGTTCTATAGACATGATGGAATTTGATAAAGCTCAGGAACAGCTCAACAAATCTCTTGATTACGCTAAGCAAATAGACCACAAACCTTATGTAGCTCTTACCAGCGGAATTTTAGCAAGAATGTTCCAGGTTCGTCATGAATATGACAAAGCCATCACAGAATTAGAAAGAGCCATTTCTATACAAAGAGAGGCAGAAGATGAGGCCGGACTGGCATACTCATACGTTTTATATTCAAAAATTCTTAACTCCAAAGGAGATTATGATAGAGCTCTAAAATATCTTGATCTTGCCAAAAAATATTATGAATCAGAAGGTGACTTGGAACAATTAGGCCTTGTCTCATTAAATAAGGCTGTACTTTATTTAAATAATGAAGAGACTAAAGATAGAGCATTATCTGAACTTAAAAATGCTGAAATTTATCTTGAAAACAGTGAAAACACTTACGAACTGTCCAGACTCCACTATTTTTTAGCCCGGGCATTTGAACATGAAGGGAATTACGAAAAGGCAGAGAATTCTGCGTTGAAATCTTTAGAACTTGCAAAAGAGGGTAATTACACTGGCATGACTATGTACAGTTATGGGCTTTTAAGTGGTATTGCAGAAAAAAGAAGAGACCTTGCCGGATCTTTAAACTATTTACAGAAGATGAACGAAGTTCGTGAGTATGTATTTAATATTAATAAAGAAGCGTTACTCACTGAAGCTAATGACAGAAAGGGAGTAGATGCATTGAAAAGTACTTTAGATGAGCTAACAGTACAAAATGCCGAGCAGGAAAAAACTTTAAAAGTAAATAAGCTAACTACAATTTTAAGTGTGGCTTTGATAACAATCTTGTCATTACTCACCTTATCACTTTATAAAAACAATAATTTAAGGGCTAGGGCTAATGAATTACTTCAAAAGAAAAATTCTGAATTGATTCTAGCCAAAGAAAACGCTGAAAAAGCCTCTCTGGCTAAAGCCCAATTCTTAACCACCATAACCCACGAATTAAGAACTCCCTTATATGCCGTTACAGGGCTTACGCATCTACTTTTAGAAGAAAGTCCAACAGAAAGTCAAAAGGAACATCTAAACTCTTTAAAATTTTCAGGAGAATATTTATTATCCCTCATCAACAATATTTTAGATCTTAACAAGCTGGAAGCAAATAAAGTTGAAATCGTAAAAACTGATTTTGATCTGGAAAAAAGAATGTCTGATGTTCTTATTGCATTAAAGAATTCTGCAGATGAAAGAAACACAAAAATTCATTTCGATTTTGACCAGAATATTCCAAAAAATCTCGTTGGTGATCCTTTAAAAATATCTCAGATCCTGATTAACTTACTAGGCAACTCCATTAAATTTACCGAAGACGGAGATATCTGGATTTCAGTAAAACAAGTCAGACGCAAGGAAAAGATGGTTTCTTTATTTTTTGAAATTAAAGATAATGGTGAGGGAATTGGCAAGGAAAAACAGAAAGCGATTTTTGAGAATTTCACACAGGGATCTACTCAGATCAATAGAAAATTTGGTGGAACCGGCTTAGGCCTGTCTATTGTTAAAAACCTGCTAAGCCTTCTAAATAGTGAAATAGAGCTGGAAAGTGAACTGGGTAAAGGATCCAAGTTTACATTTGAATTAAATTTCGAATCTCATGAAGCAGATACGAAAGATACTACTGTAGCGCCAATAAAAATTGATGAGAAACCGATTTCTAACGAAATCATGGAAGACAAACACATTCTGGTTGTTGAGGATAACAAGATCAATCAGATGATTACCCGTAAGATTCTGGAAAAGAATAAAGTAATTTGCGATGTGGCAGATAATGGTAGTATTGCCATCGAGAAGGTTCAAAACAATCATTTTGATCTAATTCTAATGGATATCCATATGCCCGGAATTAGCGGGATTGAGGCAACTATAGAAATAAGAAAATTTGATTCAGAAATACCTATTATCGCTTTAACAGCTGTCACGCTAGACGATAATCTGGATGAATTCTACTTAAATGGCTTCAACGATATTATTCCAAAACCATATAAAACAGAAGAATTCTTTCACAAAATCAATAAATACTTAGCTGCGAGAGAAACAACAGTTTAG
- the lpxK gene encoding tetraacyldisaccharide 4'-kinase — translation MPNPRKLLYPFSVIYHGVTEVRNKLYDADIFKSESYNIPVIAVGNLNMGGTGKSPMIEYLLRTIGKDKKIATLSRGYKRESKGFQLVQIDDSASKVGDEPLQFKNKYPETLVAVDANRREGIAELMKFSPDVILLDDAFQHRKVKAGFYILLTAFDDLYINDLLLPGGNLRESASGASRADVIVVTKCPEDLSENKMKEFEKQLKPSPNQKIYFSSIGYSDKVFSMKNSSGVELRDIKGRDFSLVTGIANPKPLLEYLRQNEINFNHLKFSDHHNFNSTEIKELQGLSEIITTEKDYMRLKDRLPADKLFYLPIQVDFLRDRGKFDSKIFRFINKK, via the coding sequence ATGCCGAATCCAAGAAAATTGCTTTATCCCTTTTCAGTAATATACCATGGGGTAACCGAGGTTCGGAACAAACTTTATGATGCTGATATTTTTAAATCGGAGTCCTATAATATTCCGGTAATAGCTGTGGGGAATCTCAACATGGGTGGAACCGGGAAATCACCAATGATAGAATATTTGCTTAGAACAATTGGGAAGGATAAAAAAATAGCAACTTTAAGTAGGGGGTATAAACGTGAGAGCAAAGGTTTTCAATTAGTTCAAATTGATGATTCCGCATCAAAAGTTGGAGATGAGCCTCTGCAATTTAAAAATAAGTATCCTGAAACGCTGGTTGCTGTAGATGCAAACAGGAGGGAAGGTATTGCGGAATTGATGAAATTTTCGCCAGATGTGATCCTGCTGGATGATGCTTTTCAGCATAGAAAAGTAAAAGCCGGATTTTATATTTTACTTACAGCTTTCGATGATCTTTATATTAATGATCTCTTGTTGCCAGGCGGGAATTTAAGGGAGTCAGCTTCTGGTGCCAGTAGGGCAGATGTAATTGTAGTAACAAAATGTCCTGAAGATCTTTCAGAAAACAAAATGAAAGAGTTTGAGAAGCAATTGAAGCCTTCACCAAATCAAAAAATATATTTCAGTTCTATTGGGTATTCAGATAAAGTTTTTTCTATGAAGAATAGTTCAGGCGTAGAGCTTAGGGATATTAAGGGAAGAGATTTTTCGCTGGTAACCGGAATTGCAAATCCAAAGCCACTACTGGAGTATCTTAGGCAGAATGAAATTAATTTTAATCATTTAAAGTTCTCAGATCATCATAATTTTAATAGCACGGAAATAAAGGAACTTCAGGGGCTTTCGGAAATAATTACTACTGAAAAGGATTATATGCGATTGAAAGATAGACTGCCGGCAGATAAACTGTTTTATCTTCCAATACAAGTAGACTTCTTAAGAGATCGGGGAAAATTCGATTCTAAAATCTTCAGATTTATAAATAAAAAATGA